From Micromonospora carbonacea:
GTACGTCGGCGGCTCGCAGGGCAACAGCATCCTGGAGCTGACCCTCGGCTACAACGGGCTGGGCCGGATCACCGGCGCGGAGGAGGGCAGCGTCGGCGGGCGCGGGCCGGCGTCCGGACAGACCGGGCTCGGCCGGCTGTTCGACACCGAGAACGGCGGACAGATCTCCTGGCTGCTGCCGGCCGCGCTGATCCTGCTGGTCGCCGGCCTGCTGCTGGCCGGGCGGGCGGCGCGCACCGACCGCAGGCGGGCCGGGCTGCTGCTGTGGGGCGGCTGGCTCCTGGTCACCGGCGTCGTCTTCAGCTTCATGTCCGGGATCTTCCACGCGTACTACTCGGTGGCGCTGGCCCCGGCCGTGGGCGCGCTCGTCGGCATCGGCGTCACCCTGCTGTGGCAGCGCCGGACGGCGGGCGTGCCCCGCTGGCAGGCGCTCGCGGCGACCGTCACCCTGGCCGCGGCCCTCGCCGTCACCGCCTGGTGGTCGTGGCGGTTGCTCGGCCGCAGCCCCGACTGGTACCCCTGGCTGCGCACGGCAGTGCTGGCCGGCGGCCTGGCCGCGGCGGTGCTGCTGGTCGTCGCCGACCGGCTGGCCCGCCGGGCCGTGCCGGTGCTCATGGCGCTGGGCGCGACGGCGGCGCTCGCCGGCCCGGTGGCGTACTCGATCCAGACCGCCGCGACCCCGCACACCGGGTCGATCCCCAGCGCCGGCCCTGCGGTGGAGGGCGGCTCCGGCCCGGGCCGGGGCGGCTTCCCCGGCGGTGGCCGGATGCGCGACGGCGGCCAGCACGCGCCGGGCGGCCAGCCTCCCGCCTTCCCCGGCGGTACCCAGGGACCGGGCGGTCAGTTCCCGGGCTTCCCCGGCGGCGGCCAAGGCCAGAACGGCGGCCGGGGCCAGATCGGCGGTGGCCAGGGGCGCGACGGCGGGCAGCTGCCCGCCGTAGCCGGCGAGGGTCGCGCCGCCGGCGGCGGCATGGGTGGCCTGCTCGACTCCCGGGAGCCCAGCGCCGAGCTGCGCGCCCTGCTGGAGGCCAACGCCGTCGACTACACCTGGGTGGCGGCCACCATCGGCTCCCAGAACGCCTCCGGCTACCAGCTCGCCACGGGCGAACCGGTCATGTCGATCGGCGGGTTCAACGGCAGCGACCCGTCCCCGACGCTCGCGCAGTTCCAGCGGTACGTGGCCGAAGGGAAGATCCACTACTTCGTCGGCGGCAGCGGGTTCCGCGCCAACGGCGGCAGCTCCGCCTCGCAGGAGATCGCCACCTGGGTCGCCGAGACGTTCGAGGCGACGACCGTCGACGGCGTCACCGTCTACGACCTGACCACCGGACAGGAGGGCTGAACCGATGACCGCATCCACCGAGCCGCGCCCCACCGTGGACGCCCGCGTCGCCGCCCCGCCCGCGGTGCTCGACGTGGTGATCCCCGTCCACAACGAGGAAGCCGACCTCGGGCCCTGCGTGCGGCGGCTGCACGCGCACCTCACCGCGCACTTCCCGTACCCGTTCCGGATCACCGTCGCCGACAACGCCAGCACCGACGGCACCCTGGCCGTGGCCGACGCCCTCGCCGCCGAGCTGCCGCAGGTCACGGTGCGGCACCTGGACGCCAAGGGTCGCGGCCGGGCGTTGCGGGCGGCCTGGTCGGCGTCGGACGCGCCGGTCCTGGCGTACATGGACGTGGACCTCTCCACCGACCTGGCCGCGCTGCTGCCGCTGGTCGCGCCGCTCATCTCCGGCCACTCCGACCTGGCGATCGGCACCCGGCTGGCCCGCACCTCCCGGGTCGTGCGGGGTGCGAAGCGGGAGGTCATCTCGCGCGGCTACAACCTGCTGCTGCGCGGCACCCTCGCGGTGAGCTTCTCCGACGCCCAGTGCGGGTTCAAGGCGATCCGCGCGGACGTGGCCGCCGGGCTGCTGCCGCTGGTGCGCGACACCGGGTGGTTCTTCGACACCGAGCTGCTGGTGCTGGCGCAGCGGGCCGGGCTGCGCATCCACGAGGTGCCGGTCGACTGGGTGGACGACCCGGACAGCCGGGTGGACATCGTCGCCACCGCCCTGGCCGACCTGCGGGGCATCGGGCGGCTGGGCCGGGCCCTGCTGACCGGGACGCTGCCCCTGGCGGAGCTGCGCGCGCAGCTCGGCCGGGCCCCCCTCGCCGCGCCGCCGGCGCGGGTGCCCGTCGGGCTGCCCCGCCAGCTCGTCCGGTTCGCCGCGGTGGGGGTGGCGAGCACGCTGGCGTACCTCGTGCTCTTCGTCGCCACCCGGGGAGCGCTCGGCCCCCAGTGGGCGAACCTGACGGCGTTGCTGGTGACGGCCGTGGCGAACACGGCGGCGAACCGGCGGCTGACCTTCGGCATCAGCGGGGGCCGGCACGCCGGCCGCCACCACGTGCAGGGCCTGCTGGCGTTCGGCCTGGGCCTGGCGCTGACCAGCGGCGCCCTGGCGGCCCTGCACGCCGTCGCGGCGGTGCCGCCCCGCGCGGTCGAGCTCACGGTGCTGGTGGCGGCCAACCTGGCGGCCACGGCCCTGCGCTTCGTGCTGCTGCGCGCCGCGATGCACCACCGCCGGCCGTCGTCGCCGGACACCGGGGCGGCCACCGCGCGCCAGGAACGCGTCCACGGCACCGGGCCCTGACGCGGACCCGGCCGGCGCGCGTCCGGGTGAGCAGCGCAGGAGCCGCAGGTCGTCGGGCGGCGGCACGGCGACAGGGGTGGGGCGGCGGCGTGGCATGCTGGGGCGGATGTACCAGGAACGGCCGGCGGCCCTGCCCGGCGCGGTGCTGTGGACCGCCACCAGCGACGGCGCCCCGAGCCGGGTGCTGCCCGACGGCTGCCTCGACCTGCTCTGGTCCAGCCGCGCCGGGCTGCTGGTCGCCGGCCCTGACCGCACGGCGCACCTGAGCGTCTCCGCGCCGGGGGAGCGGTGGCTGGGGCTGCGGCTGCCGCCCGGCGTCGGCCCGGCGGTCTTCGGCGTCCCCGCCGACGCGTTGCGCGACGCCCGGGTGCCGCTGGAGTCGTTGTGGGGCCGGGCCGCCCGGGAGGCCGCCGAGCGGTTGGGCGGGCGGCCCACCGGCGTCGGGCTGGCGGCGCTCGTCGCCGACCGGCTCGCCGCGGCCGGCGGACCCGACCCGCTGGGCGCGCGCGTCGCCGGGCTGCTCGGCGCCGGGCGGCCGGTCGCCGAGGCCGCCGCCGAGGTCGGCCTGACCCCCCGGGCGCTGCACCGACGCTGCCGGACCCTGTTCGGGTACGGCCCGAAGACCCTTGCCCGCATCCTGCGGATGCGCCGGGCGCTCGCCCTGGCCCGGGCCGGCACGCCGCTGGCCGAGGTGGCCGCGGTCGGCGGCTACGCCGATCAGGCCCACCTGAGCCGGGACGTGCGCGACCTGGCCGGCGTCCCGCCCGCCGTCCTGCTGCGCGGCTGAGCCGCCCCGGCCCGCCCCGCTTGGGTCCGGCTCCGCCCCGCCCCGGCCGTGCTACCCCGGCCCGCGCAGCCGTCGGCGCGCGGCGGCCCGGTCAGCCGGCCGTCGGCAGCGGGGCGAACAGGTCCACCCCGTTGCCCTCGGGGTCGTGCAGGACGGCGTACCGCTGGCCCCAGACCGCGTCCCACGGCGGCAGGTGGCCGTGGAACCCGGCCCCGGTCAGCTCGGCCCAGCGGCGGTCCACCTCCGCCGGGTCGGCGCACCGGAACGCCAGGCTCATCCGGGGCGAGCCGGTCGGCGGCGTCCAGCCCGGGTCGAAGGAACGGATCGTCGCCACCGTGTCCCAGGCCAGCCGCAGCCCGTTGTCCAACGTGACCTCCACGTGCGGCTCGGCCTCCGCGCCGGCCGGGATGTCCAGCCCCAGGCGGCGGTAGAAGTCGAGGGTGCGGGCCATGTCGGCGACGGTCGTGCCGACGAGGTCGAAGTGAGGTGTCATACCGCCGACCGTACGGCCGGGGCGACGTGGGCGTCTTGAACGGATCGGACAGCGCGCCGATCGGCGCCGGAGTGGCCGGTGTGGCCTCGACGGGGCCGGGCGTCGCGTACGGTAGCAATGAGACAAGTCCGGCTTTTGGGCATGAACACCCCAGATTGGCGGGTGCCCGGGGTCGGCTCCGAGACGGCGAGGGGAAGGAGCGGCCGTGATGCACCTGGCCTACCTGGATGCGGGATCCGGCAGCCTGATCGTGCAGGCGGTGGTCGGCGGGGTGGCCGGAGTGGCGGTGGCCGCGAAGCTCTACTGGCGTCGGTTGACGGCCCGGTACCGCCGCCAGCGCACCGACCGCTCCTGAGCGGGGCGCACCGGCGATGACCGTCCCGCACACCGACGTCCGGGTCGACCCGGGCTCGTTCCGCGACCCGGCCAACCGCGTCTTCTACGCCGACGGTGAGGTGCTGCGCGGCCTCGACGCCCGGGCGGCCCGGGACTGGCGGGCCCTGTCCGCCAGCGACTTCTTCCCGCCGCTGCTGGCGGCCGGCAAGGTCTGCGGCACCGAGCCCGTCGAACCGGCCAGGTTCGCCGCCGGGGCCGGCGGGCAGTGGGCCGCCGTGCTGCGTCACGAACGCATCCCGTTCGTCTCCCACCCGTACGAGTGGTCGTTCGGCATGCTCCGCGACGCGGCCCTGCTGCACCTGGAGATCCTGCGCGCCGCGCTGACCGCCGGCTTCACCACCAAGGACGGCTCGGCCTACAACCTCCAGTGGCGCGGCGTCGCGCCGGTCTTCATCGACGTCGGCTCGTTCGAGCCGGCCCGCGACGGCGAACCCTGGGCCGGCTACCGGCAGTTCTGCCAGACCATGCTCTACCCGCTGCTGCTCACCGCGCACCTCGGCGTGGACTTCCAGCCCTGGCTGCGGGCCCAGGTCGACGGGATCCCCGCGGAGCAGATGCGCCGGCTGTTCACCGGCGCCCGGCGGCTGCTGCCCGGCGTGCCCACCCACGTGCACCTGCACTCGGCCATGCAGCAGCGCAACGCCGACGCCGCCACCGGCGAGGTGCGCGAGCAACTGCGCGGCGCCGGGTTCTCCCGGGAGTTGGCGCTGGCCGCCGTCCGCCGGATCGAGAAGCTCGTCCGCCGGTTGCGCCCCCGCCAGGCGCGCAGCCACTGGGCCGACTACCAGCGCACGTGCAGCTACTCCGCCGCCGACCGCGCCGCGAAGGAACGCTTCGTCGAGCTGGCGCTGACCGCCGGCACGCCGCCCGGCCTGGTGCTCGACCTGGGTGCCAACGACGGCCGGTACGCCCGCCTCGCCGCCCGCTACGCCGGCTACGTCGTTGCCGTCGAGCAGGACCCGGCCGTGGTCGACGAGCTGTACGCGGCGCTGCGCGCCGAGGAGCAGCGGCGGGTGCTGCCGCTGGTGCTGGACCTGGCCGACCCGTCGCCCGGCGGCGGCTGGCGGGGCGTCGAACGGGCCGCGTTCGCCACCCGGGCGCGGGCCGACCTGGTGCTGGCCCTCGCCGTCGTGCACCACCTGGCGATCGGGCGCAACGTGCCGCTGGCGCAGGTCGTCGACCAGCTCGCCGACGCCTGCGTCCCCGGCGGCCGGCTGGTGGTCGAGTTCGTCCACCCCGAGGACCCGATGGCCCGGCGGCTGCTGGCCAACAAGCCGGCCGGCCTCTTCCCCGACTACCGGCCCGACGAGTTCGCCCGGCTGCTCGCCACCCGGTGCCGCGTCGAGCGGCGGGTCGAGCTGCCCGGCGGCACCCGGACGCTCTACCAGGCGGTGACGGGTGGTTGACGCGACCGTCGCGCCCCCGGCCGCCCCCGCGCCGCCCACCGCCGAGGCGACCCCGGGCCGCCCCACCGGGCCCTCCGGCTGGCGGGCCGAGCTGCGCCGACTGCTGGAGGTCACGGCCCTGGTCGGGCTGGTGGTCACCCAGCCGATGCTCGACGTGCTGGGCCGCAGCCCCGACTTCTTCCTGTTCCACCGGGCCACCCGCGGCGAGACCCTGGCCCTGGTCGCGCTGATCGCCGCCGTGCCCACGCTGGCGCTGGCGCTGCTCGGGGCGGCGAGCCGGCTGGCGGGGCGGGCCGCCCGTTCGGCCGTGCACACGGTGCTCGTCGGCCTGCTGCTGGCCGCCCTCGCCGTGCAGGTGGGCCGGCACGGCACGCCGCTGCGGGGCGTACCGCTGCTGGTCGTCGCCGTGCTGGCCGGCGCGGCCGGGGCGGCGGCACACCGGCGGTGGCGCGGGCCGGGCCTGGCGCTGCGGGTGGCCTCGGCCGGGCCCGCGGCCTTCGTGGCGCTGTTCCTGTTCGCCTCGCCGGCCTCGGCGGTGGTGCTGCCGCGGGGCGACGCCGGCGCGGCCGGGGTGGCCGCCCCGGGCGGGCGCCCGCCGGTGGTCATGCTGATCCTCGACGAGCTGCCCCTGGTCTCCCTGCTCGGCCCCGACGGGCGGATCGACGCCGCCCGCTACCCGCACTTCGCCGAGCTGGCCGGCGGCTCCACCTGGTACCGCGACGCCACCGGGGTGAGCGGCTGGACGCCGTACGCGCTGCCGGCCATGCTCACCGGCCGCTACCCGGCGAAGCCGGTCGCCCCGCACTACTCGCAGTACCCCGACAACCTGTTCACCGCCCTCGGCGGCCTGTACGACATCCGGGCCGAGGAGAGCATCACCCGGCTCTGCCCGCCCAGCCGCTGCGACCAGCCGGCCAGCCCCCGGCAGGGGATCGGCACCCTGGTCCGGGAGAGCGGGAAGCTGCTGGGCCAGGTCGCCGCCCCGGTCGACAGCCACGTCGACCCGGAGGAGTCCTACCGCGAGCAGACCGCCGCCGAGGCGGGCCTGGACGCCGCCGAGCCCGTCCCCGCCGACCCGAAGTTCCGCTGGGACCGGCTGAACGCCAACCAGCCGGCCCGGTTCGCCAGCTTCCTGGCCGGGCTGCGCCCCAGCGACCGGCCCACCCTGCACTTCCTGCACCTGCTGATGCCGCACGCGCCGTGGCAGTTCCTGCCCTCGGGGGCCCGCTACGCCGCCCCGGAGGACCTGCCCAACGACGGCGCGGGCTGGGTCGAGCTGGCCCGGCGGCGGCACCTGGCCCAACTGGAGTACACCGACCGGCTGATCGGCGAGACGCTGCGCACGCTGCGCGCCACCGGCCTCTACGACCGGGCCCTGCTGGTGGTCACCGCCGACCACGGGGTCAGCTTCGACAACGGGGCCCAGGGGCGGGGGCTGGGCGCGATCCGCGCGGCGGCCGGGCAGGTGGCCTGGGTGCCGATGTTCGTCAAGGAGCCCGGGCAGCGCGCCGGCCGGGTCGACGACCGCAACTGGGAGCACGTCGACCTGCTGCCCACGATCGCCGACTACGCGCACGTGCGGATCCCCTGGCGGGTCGACGGGAGCTCGGCCCGGCAGGCCCCGCGCGGTCGCGCCGACAAGCGCTTCTACGACCGGCCGGGGGAACCGGTCACGATCACCGGCGGGGTGCCCGCGCCGCCGCCGCTGCCGAAGCCGCACCCGCTGGTCGGCACGACCGTGGGCGAACGCCCGGCCGGCGGGTCGGCGCGGGTCGCCGACCTCGCCGCCTTCCGCGCCGTCGACCCGGACACCGGCGAGCTGCCGGCCCTGGTCTGGGGCACGGTCGGAGCCTCGGTACCCGACGGCACGCTGCTCGCCGTCGCCGTCAACAGGCGGATCGGGGCGGTCGTCCCGGTGGTGCCGCCGGATCCCGGTGGCCGCCGGTTCGCGGCCTTCCTCACCGACGACCGGCTGTTCCGCGCCGGGGACAACCGCGTGGACCTCTACCGGATCGGCCCGGACGGCGAGCTGCGTCACCTGAGTATTTCCTGAGAGTTTCGTCCCCGCTGCCCACCGGGCCCCCGGTCACGCTTCGTGCGCGATCGGGGGCCTTTTGTCACATTGGCCCCGTTCGAGGTCGGTCCCCGGCCCCCGGGTTTCCGGGCCCACCTGCCGGGAATCGGGTGACGCATACCTCACCTGCGGAACCACGACGGGCGGTGTCCCCGCAACCGTGTTTACGGTAAAAGCGAAGGCAATTTCAACGTAGATCTGCCGGCGAAGCGAGGAACACATGACGGAAGTCAAGCTCGATCACCCCGGTGGGCAGCTGTCGATGCCGGTGCAGTCGGCGGTCGAGGGCCCCGCCGGCATCGGCGTGAGCAAGCTCCTCAAGGAAACCGGGATGACCACGTACGATCCCGGTTTCGTGAACACCGCGGCCTGCTCCTCCGCGATCACCTACATCGACGGCGACGCGGGCATCCTGCGGTACCGGGGCTACCCGATCGAGCAGCTGGCCGAGAAGTCCTCCTTCCTGGAGGTCTCGTACCTGCTCATCTACGGTGAGCTGCCCGGCCAGCAGCAGCTCGACGAGTTCAGCGAGCGGATCCGGCGGCACTCCCTGCTGCACGAGGAGATGCGTCGCTTCTTCGACGGCTTCCCCCGCGACGCGCACCCGATGGCCGTGCTCTCCTCGGCCGTCAGCGCCATCTCGACCTTCTACCAGGACAGCCTCGACCCGTTCGACGCCGACCACGTCGAGATGTCCACCGTCCGGCTGATGGCGAAGGTCCCCACCATCGCCTCGTACGCCTACAAGAAGTCGATCGGGCAGCCGCTGCTGTACCCGGACAACTCCCTGGGCTACGTGGAGAACTTCCTGCGGATGACGTTCGGCGTGCCGGCGGAGCCGTACGAGGTCGACCCGGTCATGGCCAAGGTGCTGGACATGCTGTTCATCCTGCACGCCGACCACGAGCAGAACTGCTCCACGTCGACCGTGCGGCTGGTCGGCTCCAGCAACGCCAACCTCTTCGCCTCGGTCTCGGCCGGGGTGAACGCCCTGTTCGGCCCGCTGCACGGCGGCGCCAACCAGGCCGTGCTGGAGATGCTGGAGAAGATCCAGCTCGACGGCGGCGACGTGCAGTCCTTCGTCCGCAAGGTCAAGGACCGGCAGGACGGCGTGAAGCTGATGGGCTTCGGCCACCGGGTCTACAAGAACTACGACCCCCGGGCCGCGATCGTGAAGAAGGCCGCGCAGGACGTCCTCGGCCGGATGGCCAAGCCGGACCCGCTGCTGGACATCGCGATGCAGCTGGAGGAGATCGCCCTCGCGGACGACTTCTTCGTGTCCCGCCGGCTCTACCCGAACGTGGACTTCTACACCGGCCTGATCTACAAGGCCATGGGCTTCCCGACGAAGATGTTCACCGTGCTGTTCGCCCTCGGCCGGCTGCCCGGCTGGATCGCCCAGTACCGCGAGATGCTCGGTGACCCGGAGACCAAGATCGGCCGCCCGCGGCAGCTCTACACCGGTTACCCGGAGCGCGCGTACGAGCGGCCCGCCGACCGCTGACGCGCCCCGTGCGCTGTTAAGAAGGGCCCCCTGCTATGCAGAATGCGTTAACAGGGGGCCCTTCCTTGCGCCTCAGCGCAGGCCGGCGGCGGCGAGCAGGTTGCCCTCGGCGACCCGCCGCGGGGCGTCGCCCCCGCTCATCCGCCGCTCGGCGCGCTCGGCGGTGAACGCCGGGGCCTTGGCGATCGCCGAGGCGTACGCGTCGGCCGTGCGGCGCGCGATGGCGGCCCAGCCGTACTGCTCGTGGACCATCCTCCGGGCCCGGCGGGCCAGCGCCCGGGCGCGTTCGGTGTCCGACAGCAGGGCGTGCACCGCCTCGGTCAGCCCCGCCGGGTCCTGCGGGGCGAACGTCATCCCGGTCACGCCCGGCTCGACGATCTCGGCCAGGCCGCCCGTCGAGGCGACCGCCAGGGGCGCGCCGGCCGCCGCCCCCTCCAGGGCGACCATGCCGAACGGCTCGTAGATGCTCGGCACCGCGAAGCAGTCCGAGGCGGCCATCACGGCGGGCAGGTCGGTGCCGCCGAGGAAGCCCGGCATGCTGACCGTGCCGCCGAGGCCGAGCCGGTGCACCTCGGCCTCCAGCGCCGGCTTGTACGGCCCGTCGCCGACGATCACCGCGCGCAGCCCGGGGTGCCGCTCCCGCAGCCGGGGCAGCCCGGCGAGCAGGTGCTGCACGCCCTTCTCGTAGACCAGCCGGCCGGCGAAGGTGACCAGCGGGCCGTCCCCGGCGAACCGGGCCCGCGCCGAGGCGACCGCCGACGTCGGCACCTTCCAGCGGTGCGGCTCGACCCCGTTGGGCACCACGTCGACCCGTGCGGCCGGCACGTCGAACAGCGCGCCGACCTCGTCGCGCATGTAGCCCGAGCAGACGATGACCCGGTTGGACTCGGAGCTCAGCCACTGCTCGACGCCGTGGATGGTGCGGTTCATCTCCTGCGGCAGCCAGCCCTGGTGCCGGCCCGCCTCCGTGGCGTGGATCGTGCTGACCAGCGGCACGTCGAGGTGGTCCCGCAGCGTCATCGCGGTGTGCGCGACGAGCCAGTCGTGGGCGTGGACGACGTCGTAGCTGCCGGATTCGGTGGCGCGCAGGGCGGCGCGGGTGAGGGTGTGGTTGAAGGCCATGGTCCAGGCGAGGAGGCTGCCGGTGGCCAGGGGGAAGGCGACCGGGTCCTCGGCGGCGCGCAGGACGCGGACGCCGTCGGCGTACTCCTCCAGGGGCGCGCCGTCGGCGTGGCGGGTGACGACGGTGACCTCGTGGCCGGCGGCGGCGAGGGCGACGGAGAGGGCGTGCACGTGGCGGCCGAGGCCGCCGACGAGCACCGGCGGGTACTCCCAGGAGAGCATGAGGATGCGGCGGGTCTGCGGGGGCACCCCGGAGCCGACGGGCTGCGGGAGCGCAGGCTGCGGGGTCTGGGACCGTGAGGTGGTGCTGGGCCGGCAGAGCCGGTCCGTGGCGGTGGCGGTCTGCTCGCCGGCCCGCAGGGTCGTCACATCGAACTCCGTCCGTGCAGGGTGGAACGCGCCGGCAACGATGGCGGCGTGACAGGGCAAGGTGGGGTGGCCGAGGGCCGAGCGGGAACGCGCGCCTCCGCACGCCCCCGCATCAAGGAAAGGGCATCCGGGCCCGAACCGCATCCTGAGAGGGCCCAAGGTGACGGACACCACCCAAAGGTCCAGTCGGCATCAGGCGGGCGGAATCGGTTACGGCACCAACGGGTGGATTGGGCCGACCGGCGGCGGGGCATTAGCGGCGTGCGCACCCGGCGGGCACGGCCCCGTCCGGGGCGATCATCATCATGGGCTGAGGAGCGACATGCAGGTCTGGCCGGGCGAGCGGTACCCGCTGGGGGCCACCCACGACGGGATGGGCACCAACTTCGCGATCTTCTCCGAGGTGGCCGAGCGCGTCGAGCTCTGCCTGTTCGACGAGTGGGACACCGGCGCGGAACGCCGCGTCGAGCTGCGTGAGGTCGACGCGTACGTCTGGCACTGTTACATCCCGGGCATCGAGCCGGGGCAGCGCTACGGCTACCGGGTCCACGGCCCGTGGGACCCGGCGAACGGCATCCGCTGCAACCCCCACAAGCTGCTGCTCGACCCGTACGCTAAGGCCGTCGACGGCGACGTCGAGTGGCACCCGGCCGTCTACGACTACGAGGTGGGCGGCGACGAGGACCGGATGTCGGAGACCGACTCGGCCCCGTTCATGCCCAAGTCGGTGGTGGTGAACCCGTACTTCGACTGGGGCAACGACCGGCCGCCGCGCACCCCGTACCACCACTCGGTGATCTACGAGGCGCACGTGCGGGGCCTGACCATGCGCCACCCCGACATCCCGGAGGAGCTGCGCGGCACGTACGCGGCCATCGCCTCCCCGGTGATGATCGAATACTTCCAGCGGCTCGGGGTCACCGCCGTGGAGCTGATGCCGGTGCACCAGTTCGTGCACGACCACCGGCTCGCCGACCTGGGGTTGCGCAACTACTGGGGCTACAACACGATCGGCTTCTTCGCCCCCCACCACGGCTACGCGGCCCTCGGCGGCCTCGGCCAGCAGGTGCAGGAGTTCCGGGGCATGGTCAAGACGCTGCACGCCGCCGGCATCGAGGTCATCCTCGACGTGGTCTACA
This genomic window contains:
- a CDS encoding ArnT family glycosyltransferase, whose protein sequence is MDKTESLLTLPAPAPTGPTPTAATADAGPPARGRPNPAWVRPALAALLLATALLYLWGLGASGWANSFYSAAAQAGSQSWKAFFYGSSDAANSITVDKTPASLWLMALSVRVFGLNSWAILVPQALLGVASVGVLFATVRRWHGPAAGLIAGAVLAVTPVATLMFRFNNPDALLVLLLIGAAYATVRAVETASTRWIVLAGALVGFGFLTKMLQAFLVIPVFAGVYLLAAPTGFWRRVRQVLAAGLGVVLAAGWWVAIVELVPASARPYVGGSQGNSILELTLGYNGLGRITGAEEGSVGGRGPASGQTGLGRLFDTENGGQISWLLPAALILLVAGLLLAGRAARTDRRRAGLLLWGGWLLVTGVVFSFMSGIFHAYYSVALAPAVGALVGIGVTLLWQRRTAGVPRWQALAATVTLAAALAVTAWWSWRLLGRSPDWYPWLRTAVLAGGLAAAVLLVVADRLARRAVPVLMALGATAALAGPVAYSIQTAATPHTGSIPSAGPAVEGGSGPGRGGFPGGGRMRDGGQHAPGGQPPAFPGGTQGPGGQFPGFPGGGQGQNGGRGQIGGGQGRDGGQLPAVAGEGRAAGGGMGGLLDSREPSAELRALLEANAVDYTWVAATIGSQNASGYQLATGEPVMSIGGFNGSDPSPTLAQFQRYVAEGKIHYFVGGSGFRANGGSSASQEIATWVAETFEATTVDGVTVYDLTTGQEG
- a CDS encoding glycosyltransferase, whose product is MTASTEPRPTVDARVAAPPAVLDVVIPVHNEEADLGPCVRRLHAHLTAHFPYPFRITVADNASTDGTLAVADALAAELPQVTVRHLDAKGRGRALRAAWSASDAPVLAYMDVDLSTDLAALLPLVAPLISGHSDLAIGTRLARTSRVVRGAKREVISRGYNLLLRGTLAVSFSDAQCGFKAIRADVAAGLLPLVRDTGWFFDTELLVLAQRAGLRIHEVPVDWVDDPDSRVDIVATALADLRGIGRLGRALLTGTLPLAELRAQLGRAPLAAPPARVPVGLPRQLVRFAAVGVASTLAYLVLFVATRGALGPQWANLTALLVTAVANTAANRRLTFGISGGRHAGRHHVQGLLAFGLGLALTSGALAALHAVAAVPPRAVELTVLVAANLAATALRFVLLRAAMHHRRPSSPDTGAATARQERVHGTGP
- a CDS encoding helix-turn-helix domain-containing protein, which produces MYQERPAALPGAVLWTATSDGAPSRVLPDGCLDLLWSSRAGLLVAGPDRTAHLSVSAPGERWLGLRLPPGVGPAVFGVPADALRDARVPLESLWGRAAREAAERLGGRPTGVGLAALVADRLAAAGGPDPLGARVAGLLGAGRPVAEAAAEVGLTPRALHRRCRTLFGYGPKTLARILRMRRALALARAGTPLAEVAAVGGYADQAHLSRDVRDLAGVPPAVLLRG
- a CDS encoding VOC family protein, whose translation is MTPHFDLVGTTVADMARTLDFYRRLGLDIPAGAEAEPHVEVTLDNGLRLAWDTVATIRSFDPGWTPPTGSPRMSLAFRCADPAEVDRRWAELTGAGFHGHLPPWDAVWGQRYAVLHDPEGNGVDLFAPLPTAG
- a CDS encoding class I SAM-dependent methyltransferase — protein: MTVPHTDVRVDPGSFRDPANRVFYADGEVLRGLDARAARDWRALSASDFFPPLLAAGKVCGTEPVEPARFAAGAGGQWAAVLRHERIPFVSHPYEWSFGMLRDAALLHLEILRAALTAGFTTKDGSAYNLQWRGVAPVFIDVGSFEPARDGEPWAGYRQFCQTMLYPLLLTAHLGVDFQPWLRAQVDGIPAEQMRRLFTGARRLLPGVPTHVHLHSAMQQRNADAATGEVREQLRGAGFSRELALAAVRRIEKLVRRLRPRQARSHWADYQRTCSYSAADRAAKERFVELALTAGTPPGLVLDLGANDGRYARLAARYAGYVVAVEQDPAVVDELYAALRAEEQRRVLPLVLDLADPSPGGGWRGVERAAFATRARADLVLALAVVHHLAIGRNVPLAQVVDQLADACVPGGRLVVEFVHPEDPMARRLLANKPAGLFPDYRPDEFARLLATRCRVERRVELPGGTRTLYQAVTGG
- a CDS encoding sulfatase-like hydrolase/transferase, whose product is MVDATVAPPAAPAPPTAEATPGRPTGPSGWRAELRRLLEVTALVGLVVTQPMLDVLGRSPDFFLFHRATRGETLALVALIAAVPTLALALLGAASRLAGRAARSAVHTVLVGLLLAALAVQVGRHGTPLRGVPLLVVAVLAGAAGAAAHRRWRGPGLALRVASAGPAAFVALFLFASPASAVVLPRGDAGAAGVAAPGGRPPVVMLILDELPLVSLLGPDGRIDAARYPHFAELAGGSTWYRDATGVSGWTPYALPAMLTGRYPAKPVAPHYSQYPDNLFTALGGLYDIRAEESITRLCPPSRCDQPASPRQGIGTLVRESGKLLGQVAAPVDSHVDPEESYREQTAAEAGLDAAEPVPADPKFRWDRLNANQPARFASFLAGLRPSDRPTLHFLHLLMPHAPWQFLPSGARYAAPEDLPNDGAGWVELARRRHLAQLEYTDRLIGETLRTLRATGLYDRALLVVTADHGVSFDNGAQGRGLGAIRAAAGQVAWVPMFVKEPGQRAGRVDDRNWEHVDLLPTIADYAHVRIPWRVDGSSARQAPRGRADKRFYDRPGEPVTITGGVPAPPPLPKPHPLVGTTVGERPAGGSARVADLAAFRAVDPDTGELPALVWGTVGASVPDGTLLAVAVNRRIGAVVPVVPPDPGGRRFAAFLTDDRLFRAGDNRVDLYRIGPDGELRHLSIS
- a CDS encoding citrate synthase, which produces MTEVKLDHPGGQLSMPVQSAVEGPAGIGVSKLLKETGMTTYDPGFVNTAACSSAITYIDGDAGILRYRGYPIEQLAEKSSFLEVSYLLIYGELPGQQQLDEFSERIRRHSLLHEEMRRFFDGFPRDAHPMAVLSSAVSAISTFYQDSLDPFDADHVEMSTVRLMAKVPTIASYAYKKSIGQPLLYPDNSLGYVENFLRMTFGVPAEPYEVDPVMAKVLDMLFILHADHEQNCSTSTVRLVGSSNANLFASVSAGVNALFGPLHGGANQAVLEMLEKIQLDGGDVQSFVRKVKDRQDGVKLMGFGHRVYKNYDPRAAIVKKAAQDVLGRMAKPDPLLDIAMQLEEIALADDFFVSRRLYPNVDFYTGLIYKAMGFPTKMFTVLFALGRLPGWIAQYREMLGDPETKIGRPRQLYTGYPERAYERPADR
- a CDS encoding glycosyltransferase family 4 protein codes for the protein MTTLRAGEQTATATDRLCRPSTTSRSQTPQPALPQPVGSGVPPQTRRILMLSWEYPPVLVGGLGRHVHALSVALAAAGHEVTVVTRHADGAPLEEYADGVRVLRAAEDPVAFPLATGSLLAWTMAFNHTLTRAALRATESGSYDVVHAHDWLVAHTAMTLRDHLDVPLVSTIHATEAGRHQGWLPQEMNRTIHGVEQWLSSESNRVIVCSGYMRDEVGALFDVPAARVDVVPNGVEPHRWKVPTSAVASARARFAGDGPLVTFAGRLVYEKGVQHLLAGLPRLRERHPGLRAVIVGDGPYKPALEAEVHRLGLGGTVSMPGFLGGTDLPAVMAASDCFAVPSIYEPFGMVALEGAAAGAPLAVASTGGLAEIVEPGVTGMTFAPQDPAGLTEAVHALLSDTERARALARRARRMVHEQYGWAAIARRTADAYASAIAKAPAFTAERAERRMSGGDAPRRVAEGNLLAAAGLR